In the genome of Sander vitreus isolate 19-12246 chromosome 13, sanVit1, whole genome shotgun sequence, one region contains:
- the brd8a gene encoding bromodomain-containing protein 8 isoform X5: MGCRDDRKMANGVGKHKLLVIGPIEPWSVREKLCLATSVMKSGDQNWVSVSRAIKPFAEPGRPPDWFSQKHCASKYSELLETTEAPKRKRGEKSEVVETVEDVIVRRLTADRIDELKRLIKETQEKHRKLKREAELIQAGRLDSKLEELWEEVLQKEKLEKEETELKRKNTNASYQGKLNISSRVTDKRILSMLPLPLPARQVARNTPKRVPSITMHSPSDCISPSKEFSPGDPLECLTLDLASTKNASGSARLMSIAESSGLGNDDISHGSLLDDPTQKKLLGQKATPPPSPLLSELLKKGSILATNSRLIGEGDVTTGNMTAANDLQLAPPSQPLSQATGAPMLSRLLEASPTQFSAPLGFMVSADSASSAPLSAATPVPVDSAASTEMDVMVPSLPPGCQPVSAEDKVSELSEEDVSGSYMGDELDLKTVGDIIAIIEDKADEIVEALDAAAVEAALSLCEENGHALSGAWEAGPFQPHESHPAVPTGDPQSLSFHSCLEGKTELLEVQRGTSASLSSVCNSQDNGLAAFPMGLRDLPPTSSFSRSSKSLEHCHTGAPPQPEAMRETGGLAHQRSQISRGVTIKCESKKWTQQRPEKPHGDSVLEDSPLTERHPKKMKAEDGISVGGGENASGTKVYTELNGPEVCREEDGDGVEGFLSEPDGEMELEPAASESEDGYSLHTASSSLQLHTTADSIPSSPASSQFSVCSEDLEALQAHKIWKKAIMLVWRAAANHRYANVFLQPVTDEIAPGYHSIVQRPMDLAAIKKNIETGVIRTTAEFQRDIMLMFQNAVMYNSLDHDVYHMALEMQRDVLEQIQQFLATQLIMETSESGISAKSLRGRESTRKQDSTDKVLH, translated from the exons ATGGGATGTCGGGATGACAGGAAAATGGCAAACGGGGTTGGAA AACACAAGCTACTTGTCATTGGACCAATAGAGCCATGGTCAGTGAGGGAGAAGCTGTGTTTGGCCACATCTGTCATGAAGAGTGGAGACCAGAACTG GGTATCTGTCAGTCGAGCCATCAAGCCATTTGCAGAACCCGGGCGACCACCTGACTGGTTCTCTCAAAAG CACTGTGCCTCCAAGTACTCTGAGCTCCTGGAAACAACAGAGGCCCCAAA GCGGAAGCGTGGTGAGAAAAGTGAAGTGGTGGAGACAGTGGAGGACGTGATAGTACGCAGGCTGACAGCTGACAGGATTGATGAACTAAAAAGGTTGATCAAAGAAACACAGGAGAAGCACAG GAAGCTGAAGAGAGAGGCTGAACTGATTCAAGCAGGACGTCTAGATTCCAAACTAGAAGAGTTATGGGAAGAAGTTCTGCA GAAGGAGAAACTGGAGAAGGAAGAAACAgagttgaaaagaaaaaacacaaatgcttctTATCAGG GCAAGTTGAACATCAGCTCTCGTGTGACTGATAAGAGAATCCTCTCTATGCTGCCCCTCCCTCTTCCAGCCAGACAGGTGGCAAGGAACACACCTAAGCGAGTGCCAAGCATCACCATGCATTCACCCTCAGACTGTATCTCCCCAAGCAAGGAGTTCTCACCAGGTGACCCACTCGAGTGCTTGACACTGGATCTTGCatcaacaaaaaat GCTTCAGGATCAGCCAGATTAATGTCAATTGCTGAGTCTTCTGGACTTGGTAATGATGACATCAGCCACGGGTCACTTCTGGATGACCCCACCCAAAAGAAGCTTCTGGGCCAGAAAGCCACACCACCACCATCTCCGCTCCTGTCAGAGTTATTGAAGAAAGGCAGTATCTTGGCCACAAATTCCAGACTG ATTGGGGAGGGTGACGTGACCACCGGTAATATGACAGCAGCAAATGACTTGCAGCTGGCTCCGCCTAGCCAACCTCTCTCTCAAGCAACAG GTGCCCCGATGTTATCCCGTCTCCTGGAGGCAAGTCCCACCCAGTTTTCTGCTCCGTTAGGTTTCATGGTCAGTGCTGACTCAGCCTCCAGTGCTCCTCTCTCTGCTGCCACTCCTGTGCCTGTTGACTCTGCTGCAAGTACAG AGATGGATGTTATGGTGCCATCTTTGCCCCCTGGATGCCAACCTGTCTCTGCAGAGGATAAAGTGTCAGAGCTCAGTGAGGAGGATGTGTCTGGGTCCTACATGGGGGATGAGCTGGACCTGAAGACAGTGGGGGACATTATTGCCATCATTGAGGACAAG GCAGATGAGATTGTAGAGGCTTTGGATGCAGCTGCAGTTGAGGCTGCACTGTCACTGTGTGAGGAGAACGGCCATGCTTTGTCTGGTGCCTGGGAGGCTGGGCCTTTCCAGCCCCATGAGTCTCACCCCGCAGTGCCCACAGGGGACCCACAGTCCTTGTCTTTTCACAGTTGTCTGGAGGGGAAGACAGAATTGTTAGAAGTTCAGCGTGGGACTTCAGCTTCACTCTCCTCTGTTTGCAACAGTCAAGATAACGGTCTTGCAGCATTCCCAATGGGACTAAGGGACCTTCCTCCCACCTCCTCATTCTCACGCAGCTCAAAGAGTTTGGAGCACTGCCACACTGGAGCACCTCCACAACCTGAGGCCATGAGAGAGACTGGAGGGTTGGCACACCAGAGAAGCCAAATTTCAAGGGGTGTTACTATAAAATGTGAGAGTAAGAAGTGGACACAGCAAAGACCTGAAAAACCCCATGGAG ACTCAGTGTTAGAAGATAGCCCACTGACAGAAAGGCATCCCAAG aAGATGAAAGCGGAGGATGGAATAAGTGTCGGGGGAGGAGAGAATGCCTCAGGGACTAAAGTGTACACTGAGCTCAATGGGCCAGAAGTGTGTCGAGAAGAAGATGGTGATGGGGTGGAGGGATTCTTGTCAGAGCCAGACGGCGAGATGGAGCTAGAACCTGCGGCCAGCGAGAGTGAGGATGGATACAGCCTCCATACGGCCTCCTCGTCTCTACAGCTCCACACAACCGCAGACTCCATCCCCAGCAGCCCTGCCTCATCACAGTT TTCTGTGTGCAGTGAGGACCTGGAAGCTCTACAGGCTCACAAGATCTGGAAGAAAGCCATTATGCTGGTGTGGCgtgcagcagccaatcacag GTATGCAAATGTCTTCCTGCAGCCAGTAACAGATGAAATTGCACCTGGGTACCACAGTATTGTGCAGAG GCCCATGGACCTTGCCgccataaaaaagaacattgagACTGGTGTGATTCGGACCACCGCTGAGTTCCAGAGGGACATCATGTTGATGTTTCAGAATGCGGTCATGTACAACAGTCTGGATCATGACGTGTACCACATGGCTCTGGAGATGCAGCGTGATGTCCTGGAGCAGATCCAGCAGTTTCTGGCTACCCAGCTTATCATGGAGACGTCAGAGTCTGGTATCAGCGCCAAGAGCCTGAGGGGCCGTGAGAGCACACGCAAACAGGACTCTACTGACAAGGTGCTTCACTAG